The following DNA comes from Flavobacterium sp. N3904.
TTTCTATAAAAGTTATTGCAGAAAACAATTATCAAAGATTTGTAACGCAAGCCGAAAGTAATGTTGAAATGCAAAAAGTATTAAAAACCTACCAGCAAAAATCATTGATAGCCGCTTTTAATCTTTTACAAACTTCACTTGAAGTTATTCCAAATATGGAAAACAAAAAGATTTATTTTGCAAAACAAGGTCAAATTGCTTGGTTAGTAAGTTACGTATTTGACAATGCTAAAGGTGTAAAACAAATCTATTAGACCCGAAAAAAACATATATCTAAAAAAAATTAAATCCCATTCAATTACTGTTTGGGATTTTTTTATGTGTATAATTTAACAATCCCTTTTCTTAGATTCGAAAAATAGATTAAATTTGAAAAGTCATTTCAGCATTAGAACTCATTAGCCATGAAGAATTTTAAAATAATATTCTCATCCCTATTTCTTGCAACTGTAATCAGTTGTGGCAAAAATGAGCCAGAAGAAAAAGTTAGAAAAGAGACAAATGCATCACAAACCACAAATCTTGGCTCCGACAGTTTGACCAACGAAACCCAAATTATTAACGAATCGGTCAAAAAAAATCAGCCAAAGGATAGTTATATTACATCTAATCCTTCTCCAAGCACAACCAAGAATACAGAAAAAAACCACCTGGTTACAAAAGATAAGGAAACTGTCAATCCTACAACAACAGCAACAAAAAATGAAGAAATAGCCGAAGCAATTATTAATACTCCGTTGAGAAACTTATTAAACAACGCACAACTAGGTAAATCTTACACAAAAAAAGAGCTAATCGAACATTATAAATTTCCAAAAGAAGCGGTTGATCTTATAAAAAGCGTAACATATGTAGGAGAAAATAAATTGTATTTCAAATGGGGTTCTACATGGTTGGCGGAAAAAGTATCAGATGCCAAGTTCAAAAATGATACATTAGTTTTTGCTTTCAAAAAAAATAAAACCTACGTTTCTGGTGGAGCTATAGGAATTAAATACAATAAAAAAATATATACCGACCTGATTCTTAACAACGGAGCTGCCTACATTCCTTCAGTAAAAGGCTACCACTGGGATATTAATAAATAATGGAAAAAGAAATTAAAAGATGTGGTTGGTGCAATTCCAGCGAATTATATCAAAAGTACCACGACGAAGAATGGGGAGTTCCTGTTTACGAAGATACCAAACTATTTGAATTCCTTTTACTAGAAACGTTCCAAGCGGGTTTGAGTTGGATTACAATACTCAATAAAAGAGAAAACTTCAGAACAGCATTTGACGCTTTCGATTATAAAAAAATCGCTATATATTCCGAAGATAAAATTCAGGAATTAATGCAAAATCCAGGGATCATCAGAAACCAGTTAAAAATACGTTCGGCTGTTTCAAATGCAGTTGCCTTTATGAAAGTACAAGAAGAATTTGGAAGCTTTTCAAAGTATATTTGGGGTTTTACAGATGGGAAACCCATTGTCAACAATCGAAAAAACCTTGGCGAAGTTCAAGCTACCACCCCATTATCCGATGCTATCAGTAAAGATTTAAAAAAACGCGGATTCAAGTTTGTCGGTTCAACAGTTGTTTATGCACATATGCAAGCTACAGGAATGATTGATGACCATATAGCTGATTGCTGGAGAAGAAATTAACCTTTGTTTCCATTTAAAATCTCCATAAAAACAGCTCTTTCTATTTCTCTACAGCCTAAACTTTCGAGATGTCCATTATAAACCTGACAATCCAAAAGGCTATAATTTTCAATTTTAAGTTGGCCTACCAATTCAATAAAAGCAACTTTTGAAGCATTTGAAACCAATGAAAACATACTTTCTCCGCAGAAAATGTGTCCTAAATCAATGCCGTACAATCCGCCAACCAATTGATTGT
Coding sequences within:
- a CDS encoding DNA-3-methyladenine glycosylase I, with protein sequence MEKEIKRCGWCNSSELYQKYHDEEWGVPVYEDTKLFEFLLLETFQAGLSWITILNKRENFRTAFDAFDYKKIAIYSEDKIQELMQNPGIIRNQLKIRSAVSNAVAFMKVQEEFGSFSKYIWGFTDGKPIVNNRKNLGEVQATTPLSDAISKDLKKRGFKFVGSTVVYAHMQATGMIDDHIADCWRRN